TCACTCGTTCGCCTTACTCTACTCGAGCAGATCACCTGTGTCGGTTTGCGGTACGGTTTTCATATAACTGAAGCTTAGAGGATTTTCTCGGAAGGCTCTTCGCGAAGATTTTCCCCCGAAGGAGAATTTCTCCCGAAAACGCGCATGGTATTAAAACCAGCTCTTCGGATTTTCCTGAAAAGCTACGCTCATTTCAAGAGACGACTAATCCAATAAAGCGCCTCCGCTTGTTTCCTTCGTCCCCCCATCGCATTATATGAAAGTCACGGAATATTAACCGTGTGTCCATCGGGTCCGGCATTCGCCATCCCCTTAGGCCCGACTAACCCTTGGCTGACAATCATCGCCAAGGAAACCTTGATCTTTCGGCGTGCGGGTTTCTCACCCGCATTGTGGTTACTTGTGCCAACATTCTTGCTTCCAAACGCTCCACCATGGGTCACCCCTTTGGCTTCATCGCAGATTGGAATATTCTCCTACCGCGCCTCGCGCAAAGCACGCGAACGCCGATTGTCGCCGATAAGACGCCGATGTTCGCGGATGAAATTCATCCGCGTTAATCCGCGTTTTATCCGCATATTATCCGCGTTCTTGTGCTTTGCACAAGGCACCCTCAGTTTCGGTACTACGCTTAGCCCCGATTATCTTCGGCGCAAATTCTCTTAGCGAGTGAGCTGTTACGCTTTCTTTGAATGATGGCTGCTTCTGAGCCTACATCCTCGCTGTCTTTGAAAATTCACCACCTTGAGATGCACTTAGCGTAGATTTAGGGACCTTAACTTGAGATCCGGGCTGTTTCCCTTTTGACGAACGGAGCTTAGCCCCCGCCGTCTAACTGCCACACTCTACCGCGCAAAGCGCGGAAGTTACAAGTTCATCAAGTTTGTAAAGTCTGTAAAGTTTGACGGGGAAATTCCCCTTCCGACTTTATGAACTTTATAACTTTATAACTTTATAAACTCCGTGCTTTGCACGGTTCTTCTGGTATTCGGAGTTTGATAGGTCAAGCGAGCTTTCGCCCTGTCTTAACCTTCCAGTGCTCTACCCCCAAAAGGAACGTGTGACGCTAACCCAAAAGCTATTTCGGAGAAAACCAGCTATTACCAGATTCGATTAGCTTTTCACTCCTTACCACAGGTCATCCGATAGTATTGCACGGCTAACCGGTTCGGGCCTCCATCCGCCTTTCGGCGAACTTCACCCTGCCCATGGCAAGCTCATCTGGCTTCGGGTCTTTAGTATACGACAAACGCGCTATTCACACTCGGTTTCCCTACGGCTCCGTGCTTTAGAGGCACTTAGCCACGCCGCATACTAAAACTCGTTGGCTCATTCTTCAATAGGCACGCCGTGACCGTCGCATCACGCGAAACGCGAAATCAGTTTATAAAGTAAAAAGTTATAAAGTTCATCAAGTAAGAAAAGCGAGCCTCTAAAATCCGGCATCGGTTTTACTTTATGAACTTGCAACTTTATGAACTTGATAAACTTAAATCACATTCCATGTGATGCGGCGGCTCCGACTCCTTGTAAGCATATGGTTTCAGGTCTATTTCACTCCCCTCACCGGGGTTCTTTTCACCTTTCCCTCGCGGTACTAGTTCACTATCGGTCTAAAGAAGTATTTAGCCTTACCGGTTAGTTCCGGCAGATTCCCCCAAGCCATTCGTGTCTTGAGGTACTCAAGAACAAAAACAAAGAAGTTATTTTGCTTTCATGTACGGGGCTATTACCCTCTGGGGCAGTTCTTTCCAGAACTTTCCATTAACAAAATAATTTGTAACTTCCCTCGTATAAATACAACGTTTTTGTCTTACAACCCCTCGCGCGAAGCGCGCTGAACTCGACACGAATCTACGAATAGAAGATGCGAATGACACGAATAAAATCAAGTTTTGTTAATTTTATTCGTGTCATTCGTTCTTTACATTCGTGTCATCAGTGTCATGTACAGTGTGCTTCGCACAAGGTTTGGGCTTCTGCGCTTTCGCTCGCCGCTACTGACGCAATGGGCGCGCTCCGCACGCAAGTTACAAGTTGAAAGTTTGAAAGTTGAAAGTCAAAAGTTGAAAGTCAAAGAAGGACGGAGTCCTTTCTTCACTTTACGAACTTTATGGACTTTTTACTTTATAAACTTTTTACTCTATAAACTGCATGCGAAGCACGCTTGTTTTCTTTTCCTCCAGGTACTGAAATGTTTTACTTCCCTGGGTGCGCTCGCGCGAAGCGCGAGCAAGTCAAAAGTTCATAAAGTTATAAAGTTTATAAAGTAAAAACAAAATCTGTCGTTCTTACTTGATAAACTTGATAAACTTTTCACTTTATAACTCGTTCGCGCTTCGCGCGTCTCGTGCAAGCACGAGGGGTTTCCCCATTCGGACATCTCCGGATCAAAGGTTGCTAGGCACCTCCCCGAAGCTTATCGCAGCCAAGCTACGTCCTTCATCGCCTTCTTTAGCCAAGGCATCCACCATATGCTCTTAATTTCCTATTAGGAAACTTGTATCCGTCCGCATCACGCGAAACGCGAAATCAGTTTATAAAGTATAAAGTTATAAGGTTCATAAAGTAAGAAAAGCGATCCTGCAAAATCCGGAATCGGTCTTACTTTATAAACTTGCAACTTTATGAACTTGATGAACTTAATTCACATCCCATGTGATGCGGACGGTTCTTAATCCTGTTACATGGAATCTGAAGCTTTCCGCCACAACGCAGAAAACTCGCACCATCACCAATTAACGCTTTCACATCAACAAATTTAGTTTTGAGCGTAAAACAAAGTTTTACAGCCAAAAATCATGAATTTGGGTGAAAGGTTGACTGAAGACGGTATCACTCCACATAACTTTCAATATCGCGCCAACCAAATTGGCGCGAGTTACCTTTTCCGTTTTCGGCACGCAAGACCCCTCGCATTTGCCGCAACGGGATTAATTTGTCAAAGAGGCAAGCTCTCTCTGTCAATTACGTTATTCTGTATCCGCTTCGCCGCTCTTTTATAAGAACCGCGGAGCCGACACGGAAAGGGTTCATTTTTAATAAAAAACCGCCCTCTTGTCGTGAGCGGAATTTAAAGCACAACCAAAGGCACGGGTGCTTTATTTTTTCCGCTTTTTAAATCGGGTAGTCACCATAAAATGTAGCTCCAAGTATATACCAACCGTATTTATTGTCAATCTCTTGAATAACCCCACCTATTCTTGTGCTCTCGCGGAAAGAAGCGAGAGAATTTTCAATAAATCAATTTTCAAACAAAGAAACAAGCAAGGCGGGATGAATATTGACCACGAATTTGATGCATTGAAAATTTCGGGATTTGATTGAAAATTGAAAATTGCAAAATTGAAAATTTTCTCTGTCATTCTGATGACGGAGGATTTAAAAATCCCTCCCCCTTCGGGTACCCAAAGATAAAACCCGCGCCTACGGCGCGGGTTTTATCTTTGTGATTTTGCAAACTCCAAACCTTGCTACCACACCAAACATTAGCCCAAGTTAAGAGACAAATCCTTTTACTTCTTACTTTTCTCTGGTTGCTATTTCCACCCTTATCTTTTCTATAAGTTTAGAGGCCGCGTCCTTGCCCCCCAGTCCGAAAGCCAACCCAAACCCCAAAGCCAAGGCCACCACAAATCCCGTAAACAGCGTCTGAACAAAGGGAGTGGCGACACCGAGATGGAAAAGAGCGATAAGTACGGCAAAAATCCAAATGGCCCACCTTGAAGCCACGCCGATAAAATTCGCGGACTTAACACCTGCCGCTTGTGCTCCTCCTCTTACTACGCGGTCAACAACGTCGGAAATAACGGCGGCGACCAGAAGAATAAGAACGGCCACTATAACCTGCGGTAGATAATTAAGCACTACATTACGCAAGAATTCGTTTACTTGCGTCAATCCCAAAACGTCAAAAGAAGCGACCAAGAACACGACAATGATAAACCATTTTACCAAACCGCCGATAAATTCTCCCGAATCAAGCTTAAAACCCGCCCTTTCTATCATCAAGTCAACTTTCGCGCTTTTAAGAGCGGCGTCAACTTTAAGAGCCCTGATTATCTGTGACACGACTCTGCCCAAAAGTCCTCCCACCGCCCATCCGATAAGGAAAATGATAATGGCGATGATCAAACTCGGCACAAAATCGGCTACACCCATCCAAATATCGCGGAATGAATCTCTCAAAACATCACTCCAAGTTTCTAATGTCATAAAAGTTTGTTTATGTTGTTAGCTGATTGTTAATCTAATACGTCCGGCTTGCGCCCCGACCTATGGACGTTTTTTTTCCTCCTTCAATTATACCAACAGTTGGACATGTTAAAATAATGAGTGTGGAAAACTCGTATCCGAACGGCGAACTACGAAAATCCATAACATAATGCGAACCTACGAACTATTCGAATACTACGAACAAGGAGAACGGTTTCCTTAGTATTCGCATTATATTCTCTTCTCATTCAGCCCTATTTTATCCAAAAGCGTCTTATGCGGATAGTCCAAAATATCCCTGATTAACTTGTCATACATTCCAAGGCGGTATTTAAAGTCGTCAGTCGCAAAAACGGCGAAAGAAAGCTCTTTGCCTATCTCCGCCTCAATATCCTTGATAATGTTTTCCAAAACCTTGTCTTTAATGCGGTCTCCAACAACCAAAATATCCACTCTGCTGTCAAAATCCCGTATAAAAACTCCCGCCACTACGACAAGTTTAATCTTGCCGGCAAAGTTAAGTTTCCTGACAATCTCTTCGTTTTTTATAAGCACCGTATATATGAGGAGCTGTTGAAACTGCGAAAGATACGGAAACCCTTTTTTCAAAATCCAGCCATCTTCTCTTTTTTTCCTAAGAACTTTCTTATTTTCCTTTGTCTGTTCAACCGTCCGTGTAAACACTTTACCCGTTATGAGCCCTGACTTTTTGAGAACAAGAAGTTCGCGTCTGACGGCGCTATCTCCCAACTTGGCCCTTCGCGCGATATCCTTGCTTGAAAAAGCTGTTTTAGGGTTGAACAAAAACAATCGCATGATTTTTACACGCGCTTCGCTCCCGAACAGTTTGCTTAAAATCTCCATAATGCTAAAAACCGCGATTTGTTGAAAAATCGAGAAAATATACCACCAATCCACATATTATATCATTTTTTTAAAATTCCGCCATGCCCGCCCCGTTAGAAACGAGGGTTTAACAGGACTCGCCGAAAAAACAGAAAGCGGGTTTGCTTCGCAAACCCGCTTTCTGTTGTTTTTATACAATCCCCTCCGGTTCCGGTAACGACCCCCTTTACTTCAAAGTCACTTTTCCTCCCGCCTCTTCTATTTTTTTCTTCAGTGCCTCCGCCTCTTCTTTTTTCATTCCTTTCTTTAGTTCCGAAGGCGCGGCATCCACCAAGTCCTTCGCCTCCTTAAGACCGAGACCGAGAACTTCTTTAACCGCTTTTATAACCGCGATTTTCTGGGCTCCCGTTTCCGTGAGTTCAACGTCAAAAACACTCTTCTCTTCCTTTGCCTCGCCTCCTCCTGCGGAGGCGGGCCCTACGGCCACAGCCGCGGCTGACACGCCGAATTTCTTTTCCAATAGCTTCACCAGCTCGTTTAGTTCCAAAACCGACATGCTTTCAATCTGCTCAACCAGTTTCTTGAATTTTTCCGGAATTTCCACGTTCTCTCCCGAATCTTTGGCTTCCGCGACCGCTTCCGCCACGACCGGAGCTTTCTCACCTTCTTTTTTTTCCTCTGTTTGAGGAACTGTTGTTGTATCTGACATAATGTAATTCAATTTTCAATTTTCAATTTTGCAATTTTCATTGAATTTTTCAATATTCAATTTCCAAATTGGAAATTTCGGGATTTGATTGAAAATTGATAATTGTAAATTGAAAATTTTAATCTAAAATCTATTAATATTCTGGCGATTTATGCGGTTTTTTGTTCTGCGACTTTACTAAGAGCTACTACCAGCCCCTGTATCGGCGAATTTATGACATTGACAAACATTCCGCGAAGAATTTGAATGGAAGGAATACTGGCTATTTCGGTCATTTCCGCTTTATTCCTAAACTTCCCTTCAAATATACCGCCGAGAATTGAAATTCTTTCTTCAAACTTTTTCTGGAAAGAATATATCTCGCGCGAGGACGCCACCTCATCAGAGGAAAAAGCGACCCCGAGCTCCCCTGCAAGTTCCGGAACATCGCCTGAAACTTTGGAGTCGGAAAAAGCGCGTTTGACGAGCGTCTTTTTCGCGACATAGTATCCCACACCGACATCACGAAGCTCCTTTCGCATCTTGGTAGCTTCAGAAACATTCAGTCCGTGGAAATTGGCGAAAGTTACGGATTTCGCGTTTTTCAAAATATCTCTTAATTTGACTATGACTTCTTCTTTCTTTTGTTTTGTAATAGGCATGAGAGTTATCTCTAATCAATACATAATCAATCACTAATCAATCCCTAATTAAGAACCGAATTTTCTCTAATCAGATTTAGAGCCAGATTCGGGAGCGCATATTCGCATCCAATTCGGGATTATTCGAGTAAACACTTTCGACCTTTTTAAAGCCAAACTCCGTCCAGAAGGACGGAGCCAAATAGAAATCCGTGCAAAAAAGCACAGAAACCTCGGCAGGATCCTTGCGGATTATTAAAGCTTTCGCTTCCTGTCCCGAAGCCGACCTTTCGGTCAGCTTCGGGACCCCGACTAACGTCGGGGCTGTCTTTGGCCTTATGAAGGAAACATTACCAAAAACGCGCCCTTTTGGCAAATTTTGCAATAAGGGCTTTGCGTATTCTGCATTGCCAGCCGATGGGTGGGCGTCGCAAGGGAAGTTCCAAAAAAGTGACCGCTCCAAGGGCGCTTGCCTAGGGCTCAGTCACTTTGTTGGAACTTCCCTTGCGACGCAGAGTCAAAACAGGAGCTCTGTAATTTGAGATATTTTATTCGCCATCTGAATCACCTTCGTCATCTTCCCCTTCCTCTCCATCTTCCTCTGCTTCCTCGTCCTCATCTTCTTCGCCTTTTTTCCCATCTTCTCCTTCACTCCCTTCTTCATCACCATCTTCTGTTCCTTCTTCTTTTTCTGTTTCTTCTTCCTCCGCCATACCGGCCCATGGAATAAACAAAACATTTCCGAAAACCACATCTCCCAAACCAGCCGGATTATCCGTTTCGTGTTTCGGCCCGGACAAATCTCCCCAATCGTTGTTTTTCGCTTCAACCGGTTCATCCGTGGCGGAATAAACGGCCGTTTCATTGGCGAAAAACTCGCTCCCGCTTATTAAAACTTGACCGCCGTAAACTTCGGCCCCGATACCGTTTCCCGATATATCGCTTTGCTCTACCGAAAGTTTTCCTCCATAGATACTGATTCCAACGTTGCTGTACGATATTTCTGAATTTGAAATCTCCGTTTCGCCGTCGTAAATTTCAACCCCTATATCATTTAGAGTAATCTCGCTATCTTTTATTTCCACGACTCCCCCGTAAACTTCAATGGCCGTACCGGAAAAGTTTTCGGCTTTTATGTCTTCCAGCAAAAGGGTTCCGCCGTCCTCGTTATATACTTCAATACCGCTACCTAAACCTCCGGCAAAATAAACGCGGTATATTTCAGCATCGCTTGAATACAGAGCAAGGGCGGCATTGTCCGCAATATTTTTTATTTCACCGTCTTCAAAATGAAGAGACGAACCTTCATATGCGACAATCACATCTTCTTGCATAATGTCTGAAAAAACCGCTTCCGAAAGGACGAGGGAACCGCCGTCATAGACGAGAACCGCTTCGTTTTCAATCCTTTCGGCGAAAAATTCGGACACGGAAACTTCGGTCGGACCAGCCACCACCAGCGCATTCTCGCTGTCAGATACGGAAATATCGGTCGCGGTGAAATAACCACCGTTTAGGAATTCAATGCCCTCTCCCCACTTCAGAGCAATGTGCGACAAAACCGAATCCTCCGCTTCTTTGTAAACAAGGAATTTCCACGGCTTTACGGCATCAGGAGAAGTGTCGCCGTCGCCATTTGTGTCCCCTCCCGATTCGTCGTCAAATATGGAAGTCAAAACCACAGGACTTTCTTTTGTCCCTCCAGAAATGAATTTGCCGGAAAGATAAAGAGAAGCGCCAGGAGCGAATTTTATAACTGTTCCCTCTTCTGCCTGAAAGACAGCGCCGGACAAAACGACCTGATCCTTCGCTATGAGATAAGGCCCTTCCGAAGCGGCGACTCTCACTTCACCCGCGATATGCTCCCCTTTGTTTATAAGATACGAAACGCTATTTTTAACTCCCGGTGTTCCGTTTACACTGTTCCCTTCGGCGTCTTTTCCCCTACGTATGATTTCAAGATTGTTGCCCCAATTTTCAGAGTCGGCTCCCGACAAAAAACTGTTTCGTCTTTCCATGGAAAGTTTTCCTGCATTTTCTCCAGCTGTCCATCCGGAATCCGCGTCGGGAGTGGAATCAAACGTTACGTCATTGAAATTCAGCTCAAGCTTTCCACCTCCGTTTGAAAGAGACCACTGTGACGCCCCGTTTCCGTAAAGCATATCGGGCGCCACGTCTGAAAAGGGCCCCGTCTCGTCCGTGGCATTTGCCATGCGTCCCAATACGAAATGTGACATAGGAGCAATCTCTCCCGAAAGCTCTATTTCCAAATCGTCAGAAACAGCTCGGATAGACCAGCCGGATAAATTTATGGAAAACGGCGTATTATTGTAAAGTTCCAGCCACTCGTGCCTTGAATTATCTTCCGTCCCCATCCATGCCACTTCGTTTATGACTACGGGAGAAGTGAAAACGGAAACTTCCATCGCACTTGTAGTAGACATGTTACCCGCGCCGTCCTCGGCCGAGACCGAAACAGAGTGAGAACCGCCGTCTGACAGAGAGGCAACAGTGCTTGTCGCCTCTGTGGAAGAAACCTCCCCGTCAATATTCAAAAAATAATGAGTCACGTCGTCTCCGGTAGACGTCCAATGAATATAAACTTCCGTATCAGTCAAAAGACAGCCGTCCTCCGCAAGAGAACTCTCGCAAGCCGGAATATAAATACTGACTTCCGGTGACTGAGAGTCCACGCTGAAAGAAACAGTCGTCGGATCGGAAACATTGTCGCTCTCGTCCGTTGCAAAAAAAGATATGTCATGTTCACCGTCTTCAAAAGACAGAGTCAAAGACCAGATGCCACTTTCGGAGACAATGGATGTTTCCGAGTTGAAGCTGTTGCTTACAGTGGTGGCGCCTTCCGCGACACCGCTAAATATCAATATCCCGTCTGTAAACACTTCGGAAAAATCCGCCGGCTCCGTGACAGAGGGTGACTCCGGCGGTTTGGTCTCTGAACTTTCCTTGTCGGTAACGTCTTCAACAGTCAAACTACTCTCGCCTTTTCGGCTTCCTCCGCCGGAGCCACCCGAGAGTCCCGAAAACACCACAGCCACTTCTTTCAAATCTTGTGACTGCGGGGAAAAAGAAGAGTCGGCCAAAGCGGGCGGATTGTTTTGGCTGTCCAAAACAATCCGCCCGTTTTCACCCCCCGCCTCCGCTACAGCCGATACTTCCTCTTCGTCCCCCCTACTGTTATCCACCTCTCGCGAATTAAAAAGCCCCTCCACGTTTTCACCGCTTACTGCGCCTGAGTCGCCTATGTTTTGAGATGTATTCTGCGCCACTACAGAAGAAGACACTTTGTCAGAAGAGTCCGTGGCTACGGCGGAAGACGCCACCAGTGTTTCAGGGTCAACGTCTTCTAAAACGGAAAACAGGAGCTTCCCCGCTCCGGACACCGCCCCTAAAACAGCTCGGCCTGTTTTGTGAGCAACTTTCGCGGAAACCTCCGCAGTTTTCATTACACCACTGCCTATCGCGGTAACCGCTTTTGTTCCTGTTTCGGTTACCACCTCTCCGGTTTTATAAACGGCCTTGGTTGTAACCGAGGCCACTTTGACAGCGCCCTCCGCCGTGGGGTCAGCTAACGTAAACATTAGACCTGTCGCCTTATGAAAAAAGGACAGCTCCACAGGGTCAATGCATTTCCCTTCCCCATCTCCCCGCGTCTCAAGTTTTTCCAAAGCCGTTTTTATATCCGAAACGATTCTCCCTCCCTCATACTTTAAATACGTCTCCGAAAAGCTGTGGCCGGAAGGATCGTTTTCATTTTTTTCAATGGAAACATTCGGTGCCATTATTCCACCTATAAATTTCGCCTCTTTAACCACTTTGGCTATGACTGTGTCGTTGTCGGACGTAATCCAACGGCCACCGCCGGCCACCCAACTGGTGGGAGTGGCCACGCTATAGACACCTATAGAGCCGACCGGCACTCCACCGTCTTTGCCCGCCACAGCCGTGTAAATACTGTTAGCATAAAAATTGCCCTG
The sequence above is drawn from the bacterium genome and encodes:
- a CDS encoding lamin tail domain-containing protein, producing the protein MLYVPSRKYRELVVSLYLPVIILFLLPGHSVQAQNQSCFSLGYTILTINGVFTDEDGAKRNNDNLRRQLPQVFKSEPVTIDYLHNPSHLAGFGDITKSILQGLYDDENGVSDDYDFREMLRDASEKVKTQKVLLVAHSQGNFYANSIYTAVAGKDGGVPVGSIGVYSVATPTSWVAGGGRWITSDNDTVIAKVVKEAKFIGGIMAPNVSIEKNENDPSGHSFSETYLKYEGGRIVSDIKTALEKLETRGDGEGKCIDPVELSFFHKATGLMFTLADPTAEGAVKVASVTTKAVYKTGEVVTETGTKAVTAIGSGVMKTAEVSAKVAHKTGRAVLGAVSGAGKLLFSVLEDVDPETLVASSAVATDSSDKVSSSVVAQNTSQNIGDSGAVSGENVEGLFNSREVDNSRGDEEEVSAVAEAGGENGRIVLDSQNNPPALADSSFSPQSQDLKEVAVVFSGLSGGSGGGSRKGESSLTVEDVTDKESSETKPPESPSVTEPADFSEVFTDGILIFSGVAEGATTVSNSFNSETSIVSESGIWSLTLSFEDGEHDISFFATDESDNVSDPTTVSFSVDSQSPEVSIYIPACESSLAEDGCLLTDTEVYIHWTSTGDDVTHYFLNIDGEVSSTEATSTVASLSDGGSHSVSVSAEDGAGNMSTTSAMEVSVFTSPVVINEVAWMGTEDNSRHEWLELYNNTPFSINLSGWSIRAVSDDLEIELSGEIAPMSHFVLGRMANATDETGPFSDVAPDMLYGNGASQWSLSNGGGKLELNFNDVTFDSTPDADSGWTAGENAGKLSMERRNSFLSGADSENWGNNLEIIRRGKDAEGNSVNGTPGVKNSVSYLINKGEHIAGEVRVAASEGPYLIAKDQVVLSGAVFQAEEGTVIKFAPGASLYLSGKFISGGTKESPVVLTSIFDDESGGDTNGDGDTSPDAVKPWKFLVYKEAEDSVLSHIALKWGEGIEFLNGGYFTATDISVSDSENALVVAGPTEVSVSEFFAERIENEAVLVYDGGSLVLSEAVFSDIMQEDVIVAYEGSSLHFEDGEIKNIADNAALALYSSDAEIYRVYFAGGLGSGIEVYNEDGGTLLLEDIKAENFSGTAIEVYGGVVEIKDSEITLNDIGVEIYDGETEISNSEISYSNVGISIYGGKLSVEQSDISGNGIGAEVYGGQVLISGSEFFANETAVYSATDEPVEAKNNDWGDLSGPKHETDNPAGLGDVVFGNVLFIPWAGMAEEEETEKEEGTEDGDEEGSEGEDGKKGEEDEDEEAEEDGEEGEDDEGDSDGE
- the rplL gene encoding 50S ribosomal protein L7/L12, with protein sequence MSDTTTVPQTEEKKEGEKAPVVAEAVAEAKDSGENVEIPEKFKKLVEQIESMSVLELNELVKLLEKKFGVSAAAVAVGPASAGGGEAKEEKSVFDVELTETGAQKIAVIKAVKEVLGLGLKEAKDLVDAAPSELKKGMKKEEAEALKKKIEEAGGKVTLK
- the rplJ gene encoding 50S ribosomal protein L10 encodes the protein MPITKQKKEEVIVKLRDILKNAKSVTFANFHGLNVSEATKMRKELRDVGVGYYVAKKTLVKRAFSDSKVSGDVPELAGELGVAFSSDEVASSREIYSFQKKFEERISILGGIFEGKFRNKAEMTEIASIPSIQILRGMFVNVINSPIQGLVVALSKVAEQKTA